In Natranaerobius thermophilus JW/NM-WN-LF, the genomic stretch CCTCTCCGGTATGGCTCCACTTAACTTTACCACCTCTAGGTTCTTGATCGTCTAAATAGATGTTCCCATTGCCCTCGTTGTTTCCGTTGTCATTATCTGCATCAGCAGCTTCCGCTTCGAATTCAAGCTCATTGACCCGATTCCCTTCCACCAGGGAGGTACCGCCTATACTAACTCTGACATTTCCCTTATCATCTTCACTTAAATTATAATTTGTAAGCTCGGAAAGCTCGTCTAAAAGCATATCTCGCTTATCGCGGAGATCATTTGCGTTTTGGTTAGTTCGAAGCTCGATATTTTGAATCTGCTCGTTCAAATCGGCAATTTGATGACCAATGGAATTAATCTCATCAACTTTGATATCTATACTTTCATCTAAATCTTCTTTTAAGTTTACAAACTGACCGTACATGTGGTTAACAGTATCCGCCAGGGAAACACCCCGTTCCATGACCTGGGTACGAGCGGTCCTGTCTTCCGGATTCTTGGAAAGATCCTGTAGAGACTCCCAGAACTGGTCGAATACAGATCTCAAACCACTATCCGATGGTTCTGTATATAAGGTTTCTATTTTTTTCAGGGTATCATTTTTGTTTTCCCAATTCCCTTTAAACCGGGATTCTTCTCTAATTTGTGAATCTATGAAATCATCCCGCATCCTTTCAACACTCTCAACTTCCACACCTGTTCCGATCTGTCCGGCAGTTCCGGGCATATTCTGGGCAGGCATGGTATATGGAGATGTGGCACTCATATGTGCTTTCTGGCGGGTATAACCATCGCGCTCGGCATTTGCTATATTATGACCAGTAGTATCAAGTGCATTTCTCTGAGCAAAAAGTGCCCTTTTAGCCGTTTCCATACCGTGGAAAGTGGATCTCAAGTAAATCTACCCCCTAGTGAAAAATTGTCTAAATACAATAATAATAGGATCTAAATCTTTTTATCTAAAAAGCTGCGGTTGCTTTTCTTGGCCGCTTTTCCCGAATCATCACCAACATCGTTACCGTAAGTGCCGGGATCATCCTGACCGGCACCTGCCACAATATCTAAACTGTAATTTATATATGAGAGGGACTGTTGGATCAGGGAATTGTTCTTTATGTTCAAATCTTTCAAAGTAATCACGATCTCTTCCAGTTCCCTGTAAACCTGGGATAGGCGTTTTTCCAGCTCGCCTTCCGCGTATTCTATCAATTTAGAAATAGTCAGATCATCTTGAACTTCACCCAGTTCTTCAGCCAACTGGGCAATGATTTCCTGGCGCTTTCTCTCGAGTTCACCGTTTTGAAAGACTATTTTCTGTTCCTTTTTAATCAGTTCTTCTAACTGACTTAGCTCGCCCTGAATCAAGGCCTCCTGCTTCTCTTCTTCCTGTTGTACCAAAAGTTTATAAGTGGCCAACTGTTCTTCTAAATTTTCACAGAGATCTTGTAATAGTTTGTCCATGTATAATTCACCCCATTTAATCTAAGCCGAGATTAACTTAACTGTAGTTATCTATATATCCAGATAACTGAGAATTATACTTCCCGGTCAAATTGAACTTCTCGGGCAGTTTCAATGATTTTACCGGCAATTTCGTCACCAGAAACGTCATAGGTGCCACTTTGTATGGATTCTTTTAATTCGTTGACCCGAGCTTTCTCCTGTGAATCCAGTTGAGAGATCTTTTCCCTGGCCACCTTAATCTCCTTAGACAGACCTGTAAGTTCCAGAGAATCCTTTTTCTTGGCACCTTCTCCTCCCCGGCCCTTGCCTGTTTTCTCAATTTTTTGGACCTTATCCAGTTGGGAGATACTTTTTTGATAGGTTCTCAAATACTGATTATAGTCCCCTCTAATTTTATCCATAACAAGTCACTCCTAATTATACAGGAATATATTGACACAAGTCCGAAATCCTAATTTGCACCTATAAATAAAGTCGGCCGCTGGGAGCAAAAACTTAAATCACACAACTCCCCTGCGGCCGCATTAACTCCAATTAGCTCTTATATGCTTTTAAAAGCTATTTTATATCGCTTTTTTCGCAAAAATTTTATCATCCTTTTATCTTATCATCTTTTTATCTTATCATCCTATTATCCTATGATAATTATCCACCATATCTTATTATCATCCTAACATCTTATCTTCTGCGCTTGTCCACACGATCCTTAATATGTACTTTGCCTGTTTCTTTAGTTTCATCATCTGTTTGTTTGGGCTCTCCTTTGACGGATTCAAATTGCTGGGAAAGTTCTCCTTGACAGCTTTCACAATATTTACCTTGAGAAATCTCCTTACCACAGCGCTTACACTCAATTGTCAGGGCTTCGTATTTTGAGGTCAGTAATCTACCCTCTTCAATGAACTTTCTGATCTGTTTTTGAGATACTTCTGTTTCTTCGGAAACTTCAACAATTGTCGCACCAGGATTCTTATCCAGATACTGTTTCACCTTCAAAAAATCATCTTCTTCCTTTTGATGACAATCAGGGCAAATATCTCGGGTCGTTTTTAAAAATAACTTTCCGCACCGCTTACAGTTTTTGAGGTTTTGCATGGCTTTCCCCGGTTACTACTTTTAGTAACCCAGGTTTTCACCTCCTGTTCGTGAGAATTTGGGTTCGGATTACTCCAAATTAATAACTTTTATATAATGTTAACTTTGACATGTACTAAATCATTATTTTGACCCTGGAAAATAATGTGGTCTATGTAACATTATTCAACACAATCTACTAAAACCCCTGTTTATCCAACTAATTTCATCATTTATTTCAAACAATTAAATAAGCCACATTATTTGTTAATCTTTATTAAAAGGAATAACCTAATAAATCAATAATTTAATTAAAAAATTAATGAACAAAGGTTAAATCATACCATTTACCTATTGCTAATAGTACTAATGGCTTATAGCATGGACTCAACAAAGGGATTTCCATAAAATTACTTTCCAAGGGGTGTTCTCATGATTAAAATTATTAAACGACTGTTCCAGGAGGAACAGGGCTTTACCTTAATTGAGCTTTTGGCTGTTGTAGCTATTCTGGGAATATTAGTTGCAGTTGTTGCACCTAATGTGATGCAATTTATAGAAGATGCAGAAGCTGGAGCTGAAGATGCAGAATGGGCAATAGTAGAAGATGCCATTGTTAATGCTGCAATGCAAGAAAATAAAGATTTAGAAAATGTTAGTGCAGCTGATGCAAATGACTATATCGATGGTGATTTAAGTGCAATTGAGGAAGAAGAAAAAGAAGATATGGAAGTTCAGGGGGTTGATTTAGAGATAGAAATTGAGGACAACGAAATAGCTAGAATAAATGAGGCTAGCAACTAAAAGTTCATAAGACAATATTTCCTATCTATTGAAAATCTACAAATTTATAAATATAGCTATTTTTTACATATTTATCGACATAATCTATACATAAAAAGCGGTAGCGTCAATGCTACCGTTTTTTGCGTTTTCGCGAATATAAGGATTTAGTCGGTTTAGTTGATATCGTCTTTAACACTGATCAGGTGAACTCTCATGGCTTCAGCGGCTTCCTCTGGTTTTCCTTTTTCAACAAAGTCAACGATTTTTGTGTGATCATTTATTGATTTTGTGTATCTTTCTTCGGTAATAAATTTTAGTTGAGTTAATCTGAGCACTTCTTGAATACTAATTAAAAATTTTAAAAGGACCGAATTCCTTGCAGCTTTGGCTAAATTTAAATCAAATTCTACGTCCAGTTCGGCTTTTTCCGATTTCGTTTCAGCTTGTGAAGCTTTTCTGATTACTTCTCTAATATTCTTAATATCTTCTTCAGTTGCCCTTTTCGCCGCTTTTCTTGCCATTTCCACTTGGATTAATTCACGAGCTTCAAATAGTTCTTCTATATCATTTGTCAGTAAAAGGGGATAAGCCAGTGCGCTAACTGATCCCTCATCTTCCTCACTGGAAAGATAGACACCTCTTCCAGGGACAGATTTAAGCAGATTGATTTTTTCCAATGTTTTTAATGCCTCTCTTATGGAACTTCGACTAACACCAAATAACTCCACCAATTCTC encodes the following:
- the flgK gene encoding flagellar hook-associated protein FlgK encodes the protein MRSTFHGMETAKRALFAQRNALDTTGHNIANAERDGYTRQKAHMSATSPYTMPAQNMPGTAGQIGTGVEVESVERMRDDFIDSQIREESRFKGNWENKNDTLKKIETLYTEPSDSGLRSVFDQFWESLQDLSKNPEDRTARTQVMERGVSLADTVNHMYGQFVNLKEDLDESIDIKVDEINSIGHQIADLNEQIQNIELRTNQNANDLRDKRDMLLDELSELTNYNLSEDDKGNVRVSIGGTSLVEGNRVNELEFEAEAADADNDNGNNEGNGNIYLDDQEPRGGKVKWSHTGEEVNFRDGAMGGLMDSRDKIVQDHIDELRSVMAQFQESFNVVHSDDRAFNHYQAQAAQDGEDPFSDDVNQVDNFFEWKNDGNELLTVNEEIQEDVYLINAGYIDNDTLSEYLDGDYDDDDLSDMGLEDIFGDNYETQEPENMDINPNKLMYRGNGENGKRLANLKDEDIIKEVPSEDNFDNDEKISGDTTFNDYIDAVVSDLGVEAQEAERMVENQELLVDQLENRREAVSGVSMDEEMTKMVQQQHAYNAASRVVTTIDESLDTIINQMGIVGR
- a CDS encoding flagellar protein FlgN, with translation MDKLLQDLCENLEEQLATYKLLVQQEEEKQEALIQGELSQLEELIKKEQKIVFQNGELERKRQEIIAQLAEELGEVQDDLTISKLIEYAEGELEKRLSQVYRELEEIVITLKDLNIKNNSLIQQSLSYINYSLDIVAGAGQDDPGTYGNDVGDDSGKAAKKSNRSFLDKKI
- the flgM gene encoding flagellar biosynthesis anti-sigma factor FlgM; protein product: MDKIRGDYNQYLRTYQKSISQLDKVQKIEKTGKGRGGEGAKKKDSLELTGLSKEIKVAREKISQLDSQEKARVNELKESIQSGTYDVSGDEIAGKIIETAREVQFDREV
- a CDS encoding TIGR03826 family flagellar region protein, translating into MQNLKNCKRCGKLFLKTTRDICPDCHQKEEDDFLKVKQYLDKNPGATIVEVSEETEVSQKQIRKFIEEGRLLTSKYEALTIECKRCGKEISQGKYCESCQGELSQQFESVKGEPKQTDDETKETGKVHIKDRVDKRRR
- a CDS encoding prepilin-type N-terminal cleavage/methylation domain-containing protein encodes the protein MIKIIKRLFQEEQGFTLIELLAVVAILGILVAVVAPNVMQFIEDAEAGAEDAEWAIVEDAIVNAAMQENKDLENVSAADANDYIDGDLSAIEEEEKEDMEVQGVDLEIEIEDNEIARINEASN
- a CDS encoding FadR/GntR family transcriptional regulator; its protein translation is MEDWNIKKLKTTSLSDRVIDQIIDLIVQGKLKPGNKLPSERELVELFGVSRSSIREALKTLEKINLLKSVPGRGVYLSSEEDEGSVSALAYPLLLTNDIEELFEARELIQVEMARKAAKRATEEDIKNIREVIRKASQAETKSEKAELDVEFDLNLAKAARNSVLLKFLISIQEVLRLTQLKFITEERYTKSINDHTKIVDFVEKGKPEEAAEAMRVHLISVKDDIN